Proteins encoded together in one Mus caroli chromosome 4, CAROLI_EIJ_v1.1, whole genome shotgun sequence window:
- the Mmachc gene encoding methylmalonic aciduria and homocystinuria type C protein, whose protein sequence is MEPRVAELKQKIEDNLCPFGFEVYPFQVAWYNELLPPAFHLPFPGPTLAFLVLSTPAMFDRALKPFLKSCHFQTLRDPVDQCVSYHLRSVTEKFPEVHMEVIADYEVHPNRRPKILAQTAAHVAGAAYYYQRQDVDADPWGTQHIAGVCIHPRFGGWFAIRGVMLLPGIEVPNLPPRKPPDCVPTRAGRITLLEGFNFHWRDWTYRDAVTPEERYSEEQKIYFSTPPAQRLALLGLAQPSEHPSTTSEHPLSLLTKPQNSRRARSWLSPSASPPVSPGP, encoded by the exons GTGGCGTGGTACAATGaactcctgcctccagccttCCACTTGCCCTTCCCAGGACCTACCCTGGCCTTCCTGGTACTCAGCACACCTGCTATGTTTGACCGAGCCCTCAAACCCTTCTTGAAGAGCTGCCACTTCCAAACCCTGAGAGACCCGGTGGATCAATGTGTGTCCTACCACCTGAGGAGTGTTACAGAG AAGTTTCCAGAAGTGCATATGGAAGTCATTGCTGACTATGAGGTACACCCCAATCGGCGACCTAAGATTCTCGCCCAGACAGCAGCCCATGTGGCAGGTGCTGCTTATTACTACCAACGACAAGATGTGGATGCAGACCCATGGGGGACCCAG CACATAGCAGGCGTGTGCATACACCCCCGATTTGGGGGCTGGTTTGCCATCCGAGGGGTAATGTTGCTGCCAGGGATTGAAGTGCCAAATTTGCCACCCAGAAAGCCCCCTGACTGTGTGCCTACAAGAGCTGGCCGCATCACTCTGCTTGAAGGTTTCAATTTCCATTGGCGGGACTGGACTTACCGTGATGCTGTGACTCCTGAAGAACGGTACTCCGAAGAACAGAAGATCTACTTCTCCACCCCACCTGCCCAACGCTTGGCCCTATTAGGCTTAGCCCAACCCTCAGAACACCCTAGCACTACATCTGAGCATCCTCTTTCCTTGCTTACTAAACCTCAGAATTCCAGGAGAGCTCGAAGCTGGCTGAGTCCAAGTGCCTCACCACCTGTATCCCCAGGCCCTTGA